A window from Peromyscus eremicus chromosome 5, PerEre_H2_v1, whole genome shotgun sequence encodes these proteins:
- the Zscan26 gene encoding zinc finger and SCAN domain-containing protein 26, producing MALALIHPSKRAYSLAPLGLKEELQGFRVEGNRKGLGQEPLSKQFRQLRYEESTGPREVLRRLRELCRQWLQPETRSKEQILELLVLEQFLTILPRDLLVQVLEHHPETGEDLVGILEDLQRDRGEAGQQKDPTQGNRQTVLVLPEREVRKPEREVWKPECKVQKPEPEVQKPEPEVQKPECEVQKPEQEVQKPEQEVKKPEWEVKKPEREVKKPEKNKDKETRNGSGKLVIVTDHCGRIKSSCTTSKPMEAHSENLHFKKQPTMPKEKTSSQCLETKERLVQHSALTEHERAHAGEKSRESVVCQSSVPTEQQEVLSKEKGHPCHECGKVFQRSSHLIRHQKIHLGEKPYKCKECGKVFSQNAGLLEHLRIHTGERPYLCIHCGKNFRRSSHLNRHQKIHSQEEPRQCKECGKTFSKALLLTHHQRIHGRAKRHYCNECGKGFSLTSDLIRHHRIHTGEKPFKCKVCQKAFRLNSHLDQHVRIHNEEKPYQCSECKEAFRQKSGLFQHQRHHHKNKLA from the exons ATGGCACTGGCCTTG atccaccctaGCAAGCGTGCATACTCTTTGGCTCCCCTGGGTCTGAAGGAGGAGCTTCAG GGATTCAGAgttgaaggaaacagaaaaggcctTGGGCAGGAGCCATTGAGCAAACAGTTCAGGCAGCTGCGCTATGAGGAGAGCACTGGACCTCGAGAGGTTTTACGCCGACTCAGGGAGCTCTGCAGACAGTGGCTGCAGCCTGAGACCCGCAGCAAGGAGCAGATCCTGGAGctgctggtgctggagcagttCCTGACCATCCTGCCAAGAGATCTGCTGGTCCAGGTGCTCGAGCACCACCCAGAGACTGGGGAGGACCTGGTGGGAATACTGGAAGATTTGCAGCGAGACCGTGGAGAAGCAGGACAGCAGAAG GACCCAACCCAAGGAAACAGACAGACTGTGCTGGTCCTGCCTGAGCGTGAGGTGCGCAAGCCTGAGCGTGAGGTGTGGAAGCCTGAGTGTAAGGTGCAGAAGCCTGAGCCTGAGGTGCAGAAGCCTGAGCCTGAGGTGCAGAAGCCTGAGTGTGAGGTGCAGAAGCCTGAGCAGGAGGTGCAGAAGCCTGAGCAGGAGGTGAAGAAGCCTGAGTGGGAGGTGAAGAAGCCTGAGCGGGAGGTGAAGAAGCCTGAGAAGAACAAGG ATAAGGAAACAAGGAATGGGAGTGGGAAGCTTGTTATAGTGACAGACCATTGTGGAAGAATCAAATCATCTTGTACAACATCTAAACCCATGGAGGCCCACAGTGAGAACTTGCACTTCAAAAAGCAACCAACCATGCCCAAGGAGAAAACTAGCAGCCAGTGCTTGGAAACTAAGGAGAGACTTGTCCAGCACTCAGCCCTGACTGAACATGAAAGGGCACATGCAGGAGAAAAGTCTCGTGAATCTGTAGTGTGTCAGAGTTCTGTTCCTACTGAGCAACAGGAAGTCCTCTCTAAAGAGAAAGGTCACCCCTGCCATGAGTGTGGGAAAGTCTTTCAGAGGAGTTCACACCTCATCAGACATCAGAAAATCCATCTTGGTGAGAAGCCTTACAAGTGCAAAGAGTGTGGAAAAGTCTTCAGCCAGAATGCAGGCCTTTTGGAGCATCTCAGAATCCACACTGGAGAAAGACCCTATCTGTGTATCCATTGTGGAAAGAACTTCAGAAGAAGCTCTCATCTTAATCGACACCAAAAAATCCACAGTCAGGAGGAGCCCCGTCAGTGCAAGGAGTGTGGGAAAACCTTTAGTAAGGCCCTGCTCCTCACCCACCATCAGAGAATCCACGGCCGTGCCAAAAGACATTATTGTAACGAGTGTGGGAAAGGCTTCAGTTTGACTTCCGACCTTATTCGACATCACAGgattcacactggagaaaagccttTCAAATGTAAAGTGTGTCAGAAAGCCTTCCGTCTAAACTCACACCTAGACCAGCATGTCAGAATCCACAATGAAGAAAAACCCTACCAGTGTAGTGAGTGCAAAGAAGCCTTCAGACAGAAGTCAGGTCTCTTTCAGCATCAGAGACACCACCACAAGAACAAACTGGCCTGA